Part of the Crossiella cryophila genome, ATCGCCGCGGTCTCCTCCGGCCGGGCAGGCGGGCTGCGCGGGGCGGCGCACTTCGCCGGACTGGCCGGGTTCACCGACTTCCTCAGCCTGGACCTGGGCGGCAGCTCGGCCGATGTCGCGCTGGTGCGGGACGGGCGGCCCCGGATCGACCGCCAGACCGCGGTCGGCGACCTGACCCTGCGGGCCACCGGCGTTGACGTGCATACGGTTGCCCTCGGCGGCGGCTCGCTGGTCCGGGTCTCCAAGAGCACCATGGAACTGCGCATCGGCCCGGCCTCCGCGGGCGCCCTGCCCGGCCCGATCTCCTACCGCAACGGCGGCACCAAGCCCACTGTCACCGATGTCAACCTGGCCCTGGGCTACCTACCCGAGGCCATCGCGGGCGGCCGCATCCGCCTGGACCTGGAAGGCGGCCGCAAAGCAGTGGCCGCCCTCGCCGACGCCCTCGCGCTGCCCACCCCAGAACGTGCGGCCAGCGAGGTCCTGGCCCTGGTCAACGACAAACTCTTCCGGGCCCTGCGCCTGGTCAGCGTCCGCAACGGTCACGACCCCAAGGACTTCCCCCTGGTCGTCTTCGGCGGCGCGGGCCCCCTGCACGCCAACGCCCTGGCCCGGATCGCCGGCACCTGGCCGGTGATCGTCCCGCCGTCCCCTGGCACGCTGGCCGCCTACGGCCTGGCAGGCACCGAACCCAGCGAAGAGGTGGTGGCCGCCCCCGGCCTGACCGGCGCGGGCCCGGTCCGGCTCCGCGCGGTCCTGGCCGACCTGGTGCACTCCGCGGGCGACCGCCTGGCCGCCAGGGGAGTGCCGCGCACCGACCTGAAGGCCCAGGCCGACCTCACGCTGTCCCTGCCCGGCGGCCGGATCACCGAACTGCTGGCCGACCTGGACAGCTCCGCGCTGAGCGCCGGAGACCCACGCGGTGCCCTTGGCATCGAACCAGAGGCCGAGATCGTGGAACTGAGGGTGATCGTCCGCGGCCCGCGCCCGCCCCTGCTCACCCACGAGCCCCTACCCGGCCGCAAGAACCCGATCCCGGACGCCCTGCTGCGCACCAAGAAGATCATGGTGGACTCGACCCTGGTCGCCGCGGACGTCTACGACCGGACCAAGTTGTTGGCAGGCAACATAATCCCCGGCCCAGCCCTGATCGTAGAACCGGATTCGACAACCCTGGTGCAACCAGGACACGCGGCCAAGGTCCATCCCAGCGGCTGCCTGCTCATCAACCCCGAGTAGCCGAACCAGCCCACCGCAACCACCACCACTTGTTGCGAAAGAGGCGTGGCGCGCAGCGACACGGCGGGTACGCGGCGAGGCGACTAAGACCTGGTCTCAAAACTCAAGGGTGTGTCACTGCGTAACCTGCCGGTCCTGGTCGTCGATCGTGGGCAGTCGTGGCGAAGACGACACAGCAGCGGCGGGTCGAAGACCGGCTCTGGGAGCTGATCGAACCCCTGATCCCGTCCCGACCAGCGCCGCGCGGTCCGGGTGGGCGGCCCCGGATCGATGACCGTGCCGCGTTGGAGGGGATCTTGTTCGTGCTCGACGAGCTGTCCAACATCGACGAGCTCGACTGGACCAGAGGCTGCATCGACGCGGTGTCGGTGCGGTCGAAAAGGGAGGCGAGCTGACCGGCCGCAGCCCCACTGACCGGGGTAAAGCCGGCTCCAAGTACCACGTTCTGTGCGACGCGAACGGGCTACCGCCGCACATCATGTTGTCGGCGGCAAACACCCACGACAGCATGCTGTTCGAGCCGCTGCTGGACACGAACCCGACCGTGCGCGGCCACCA contains:
- a CDS encoding hydantoinase/oxoprolinase family protein, whose product is MGGFRLGVDVGDTFTDVLLVDERTGAAFRAKIPTTPHNLAVAVLNGIRDTCRAAGVDPKLIGHVLHGGSVGSNAILQGSGARVGLVTTSGFRQVLQLARSYAAEPLARPEDTVEVIERIGPDGSVLLPLDTGAARIALRRLRAARVEALTISLLNAGVNDRHERLLGRLAAEELPGVPVSLSAHVLAEPREYERTVSAVVNSYLRPQAARAVRDLETALAAAGITARISVLRNDGRATAAGHAAERPIAAVSSGRAGGLRGAAHFAGLAGFTDFLSLDLGGSSADVALVRDGRPRIDRQTAVGDLTLRATGVDVHTVALGGGSLVRVSKSTMELRIGPASAGALPGPISYRNGGTKPTVTDVNLALGYLPEAIAGGRIRLDLEGGRKAVAALADALALPTPERAASEVLALVNDKLFRALRLVSVRNGHDPKDFPLVVFGGAGPLHANALARIAGTWPVIVPPSPGTLAAYGLAGTEPSEEVVAAPGLTGAGPVRLRAVLADLVHSAGDRLAARGVPRTDLKAQADLTLSLPGGRITELLADLDSSALSAGDPRGALGIEPEAEIVELRVIVRGPRPPLLTHEPLPGRKNPIPDALLRTKKIMVDSTLVAADVYDRTKLLAGNIIPGPALIVEPDSTTLVQPGHAAKVHPSGCLLINPE